The following are from one region of the Carnobacterium gallinarum DSM 4847 genome:
- the racE gene encoding glutamate racemase, whose product MKKQAIGFIDSGVGGLTVVKEAMRQLPNESIYYVGDTARCPYGPRPEEQVRQFTWEMTHFLLDKDIKMLVIACNTATAAALEDIKKKLAIPVIGVILPGSRAAIKATNSNLIGIIGTAGTVKSNMYHDMIRSKDRLAKVSSLACPKFVPIVESHEYNSAIAKKVVAETLKPMQKKGVDTLILGCTHYPLLRPIIQNVMGSGVTLIDSGAETVSEVSTILDYFNIAEDSKSKLSVERCFYTTGSAQMFREIASDWLGLAEMEVENIKLGHG is encoded by the coding sequence ATGAAAAAACAGGCAATCGGCTTTATTGATTCAGGAGTAGGTGGTTTGACAGTTGTTAAAGAAGCGATGCGTCAACTCCCCAATGAATCTATTTATTATGTAGGCGATACGGCCCGCTGTCCATATGGTCCAAGGCCAGAGGAACAGGTGCGCCAGTTTACTTGGGAAATGACCCACTTTTTATTGGATAAAGATATCAAAATGTTAGTGATTGCATGTAACACAGCAACAGCAGCAGCATTGGAAGATATTAAAAAGAAATTAGCGATTCCTGTTATTGGTGTGATTTTACCAGGAAGTCGTGCAGCAATTAAAGCAACTAATAGTAATTTAATCGGTATCATTGGAACCGCAGGAACTGTCAAAAGTAATATGTACCATGATATGATTCGCTCAAAAGATCGTTTGGCGAAAGTGTCTAGTTTAGCTTGTCCTAAGTTTGTGCCAATTGTAGAAAGTCATGAGTATAATAGTGCGATTGCGAAAAAAGTAGTAGCGGAAACATTAAAGCCGATGCAAAAAAAAGGTGTAGATACGTTGATTCTTGGCTGTACCCACTATCCGCTATTACGTCCGATTATTCAAAATGTGATGGGATCTGGGGTAACACTGATTGATTCTGGTGCAGAGACAGTTAGTGAAGTGAGTACAATACTAGATTATTTTAATATTGCTGAAGATAGTAAAAGCAAGCTTTCTGTTGAACGCTGTTTTTATACAACCGGATCGGCTCAAATGTTTAGAGAAATTGCTTCTGACTGGCTAGGTTTAGCTGAGATGGAAGTGGAAAATATTAAACTAGGACATGGCTAA
- the rph gene encoding ribonuclease PH has product MRSDGRQYDEGRQVTIETNYLKHPEGSVLISVGDTKVICNATLEERVPPFMRGEGRGWVNAEYSMLPRATESRSIRESSKGKVKGRTMEIQRLIARSLRAVVDLEILGERSIMVDCDVIQADGGTRTASITGAFVALQLAVQKLLDAGELTENPIKEGLAAISVGILPDGEAVLDLNYPEDSSAAVDMNLVMTSSGRFVEIQGTGEEATFTTEELMQMLALGKKGIHELIQLQNTALRQSVDTLVLPTHSASAKEILIATNNPGKAREFDALFAKKGWTVKTLLDYPAIPEVEETGTTFAENALLKAETIAKRLNMLVLADDSGLKVDALSGQPGVYSARYAGEPKSDAANNAKLLHELSSFKPEEKTAQFHCTLALAMPGKESLVVSGEVAGLIIAIPRGANGFGYDPLFYVPEMKKTMAELASEEKNKISHRAKALVNLEKVWDDWIK; this is encoded by the coding sequence ATGCGTAGTGATGGCAGACAATATGATGAAGGACGTCAAGTAACAATTGAAACAAATTATTTAAAACACCCAGAAGGCTCTGTTTTGATTTCAGTAGGAGATACAAAGGTAATCTGTAATGCTACGTTAGAAGAAAGAGTACCGCCTTTTATGCGTGGTGAAGGGCGTGGTTGGGTAAATGCAGAATATAGTATGTTGCCTAGAGCTACGGAATCAAGATCTATTCGCGAATCATCAAAAGGCAAAGTAAAAGGGCGCACCATGGAAATCCAACGTTTAATTGCACGTAGTTTACGTGCAGTTGTTGATCTAGAAATACTAGGTGAACGATCAATTATGGTAGATTGTGATGTTATTCAAGCGGACGGAGGTACACGGACAGCAAGCATAACAGGTGCATTTGTCGCCTTGCAATTAGCTGTTCAAAAGCTGTTAGACGCAGGTGAGTTAACTGAAAATCCAATTAAAGAAGGATTAGCTGCTATTAGTGTTGGAATTTTACCAGATGGAGAAGCTGTACTAGATTTGAATTATCCAGAAGATAGTTCAGCAGCAGTGGATATGAATTTAGTTATGACTTCAAGCGGTCGTTTTGTTGAAATTCAAGGAACTGGAGAAGAAGCAACATTTACAACGGAAGAATTAATGCAAATGTTAGCATTAGGAAAAAAAGGCATTCATGAGTTAATTCAGTTACAAAATACCGCTTTACGCCAAAGTGTGGATACATTGGTTCTACCAACGCATTCTGCTTCAGCAAAAGAAATTTTAATTGCTACAAATAATCCAGGGAAAGCGCGCGAATTTGATGCATTATTTGCTAAAAAAGGTTGGACTGTGAAAACATTATTGGACTATCCAGCAATTCCAGAAGTTGAAGAAACAGGTACGACTTTTGCTGAAAATGCGTTATTAAAAGCTGAAACTATTGCGAAACGTTTAAATATGCTTGTGTTAGCAGATGATTCTGGCTTAAAAGTGGATGCATTATCTGGACAACCAGGAGTGTACTCGGCTCGTTATGCAGGAGAACCTAAAAGTGATGCTGCAAATAACGCCAAATTACTCCATGAATTAAGTTCGTTTAAACCAGAAGAAAAAACAGCTCAATTTCATTGTACGTTAGCTTTGGCAATGCCAGGTAAAGAAAGCTTAGTTGTATCAGGAGAAGTGGCTGGTTTGATTATTGCTATTCCAAGAGGCGCTAATGGTTTTGGTTATGATCCGTTATTTTATGTGCCAGAAATGAAAAAAACAATGGCGGAATTGGCTAGCGAAGAAAAAAATAAAATTAGCCATCGAGCAAAAGCATTGGTCAATCTAGAAAAAGTGTGGGATGATTGGATTAAATAA
- a CDS encoding metallophosphoesterase, translating to MKVLVVSDNHGDRDVLVDLIQTYQGKVNQMFHCGDSELPSDDPIWEQMLSIRGNCDYDSAFPTSRVTKVDGETVLTVHGHLHDVKFTMDTLIYAAKEVGASFAFFGHTHELGVEMVDSILLLNPGSISLPRGRFSGTKTYAIIETTPELIQVTYYDRSHQPVDGLHFDFKR from the coding sequence ATGAAAGTATTAGTTGTCAGTGACAATCATGGAGATCGTGACGTATTAGTTGATTTGATTCAAACTTATCAAGGAAAAGTCAATCAAATGTTTCATTGTGGAGACTCAGAACTACCATCAGATGATCCAATTTGGGAGCAGATGTTAAGTATTCGTGGCAATTGTGATTATGATTCAGCTTTTCCAACTTCTCGTGTGACTAAAGTTGATGGAGAAACGGTACTAACGGTTCATGGTCATTTACACGATGTAAAGTTTACAATGGATACCTTGATTTATGCCGCTAAAGAAGTAGGTGCTAGTTTTGCCTTTTTCGGTCATACACATGAATTAGGTGTAGAAATGGTGGATTCGATTTTATTGTTAAATCCTGGAAGTATTTCTTTACCAAGAGGGCGCTTCAGTGGAACAAAAACTTATGCGATTATTGAAACGACTCCTGAGCTAATCCAAGTAACTTATTATGATCGAAGTCATCAACCAGTTGACGGGTTGCATTTTGACTTTAAACGCTAA
- a CDS encoding endo-beta-N-acetylglucosaminidase yields the protein MISKVKKTLICSFLTVSALTLAMTIQLMPVKVHAEDGPKSTLQTGDSEQAIPEIKENPYASHFFPKELLEWDALKDEDAIHNRSSVPLRKRVQGEKTNQDQSLEAKVVSLAITNRNTSGTPSQGSGDKAVYNFSYWQYVDTLVAWAGSAGEGIIVPPSGDVIDSAHQNGVPVLGTVFFPPTAYGGKSEWVQQFVVKDADGNFPVADKLLLLADYYGFDGWFINQETQTDATTAKALQELLVYLQQHKKPEQDIMWYDSMLESGNISWQGALNDRNKTFFQKDAQQVADTMFLDFNWKNNPSKLDSSAKMATDLNRSPYDLFAGIDVQAQGFNTSTKPSSLLRNGQPIVSLGLYCPDWTLRDGANYDVNKYWENEEKFWVNSAGDPRDTSMEASKWQGISRYFVEKSAVTSLPFVTNFNVGNGDNFYQNGQLVKEGAYNNRSIQDIMPTYRWILENQGNQLRASIDYSTAFNGGSSIALSGSTVENGETTAKLYKSQLALTGKEKATLVYQGKATLELVLGFTDEPTKLIPLSGETQDGDWQKLQVDLSPYKGKTIDTISVKVISQETKKETKIQLGQIEIADMNEMTVSPIQNLEIVGQSIEEDLFANLRFKWTSAAENTKSYNLYQVAENGEKQLVGVSTNQAYFAAKQKRPSTNSLHYQVVPVDSLGKEHLTAAANINFTFNALKAPTADFSANKSFVKVGESIELMSQSAQSAEKLTWLIEGGTPENGEGKKIQVQFAKAGTYTIRLTASNSAGDTEKVKENYITVYDDQFKEPLVNLALGAVATEASGYTNKNESPKQALDGDLLTKWCDNAHDQPWMSVDLGKPVSIVGFKLYHAEAGGENAEWNTRDYEILVSQDNQNWSEVVHQDKNTKGITEDSIPLTEARYIKLKLNKAEQTGKVARIYDFEIWGYQKTGIEVVPNQEALSQLRSQYYQTNVNEAEYTVASFTELKAARIEAKRILEVSQSVPLGEIEAAIQRLTTAFQSLVSVQDEAYKKLAELIQVAEKIDGTLYTIESYQNLQEKLIQAKELVQQPNLTIAVLEAQYNQLQKQLTDLTLVESSPVEVAKIKLREAIKQFKEVNSALYTLESYQKLSEQISFAEEMLKDSTATLQTIQITTGKLQQLFDELVTLESADLTQALTKLQQLVNNAKELTESHYTIESYAKMTTQLELAQGILTMEEPLLSEVEGRGTALQKAIDELISTDSMLVQQMKDQLNEILEQAKKVNSSLYTMASYQGLQLAIADGEKLVSDPLSTIQGLEFAKINIQQRMDQLVTLETAEIQALHKKISAYVVLVKELKETEYTSETFKLLTNQIKATEVILLNPASSLSQLQATEKELETAVAQLIMKKEDQQQEKINQARIKLSELITTAKSYQENHYTSESYQILQQSVTTAESLLAMRKIATLGELEEAMATVTVAINNLVPIEEGNRQKVKLEIAELLRKAKLAINQEQEFTKESIQSLKGAIAKTEEIIANPDVTYSELVATKNDLEQAYTGLTPMVVEKEGDTEKEGVKPTNPVISIPTTTTPPVQQFNAPTNPSSTESQFPKTGEKTSNSIGASVGWILILIISGTTFYKIKKQEPMN from the coding sequence TTGATATCTAAAGTAAAAAAAACACTTATTTGTTCATTTTTAACTGTAAGCGCTTTAACGTTAGCGATGACTATTCAATTGATGCCAGTAAAAGTACATGCTGAGGATGGACCTAAAAGTACATTACAAACTGGAGATTCCGAACAAGCAATTCCAGAAATTAAAGAAAATCCTTATGCTTCACATTTTTTTCCAAAGGAATTACTGGAATGGGATGCACTGAAAGATGAAGATGCAATTCATAATCGTTCATCTGTACCGCTTAGAAAAAGAGTTCAAGGAGAGAAAACGAATCAAGATCAAAGTTTGGAAGCAAAAGTTGTTTCTTTGGCAATCACAAATCGAAACACAAGTGGAACCCCATCCCAAGGTAGCGGAGATAAGGCAGTTTATAATTTTAGCTATTGGCAATATGTGGATACGTTAGTTGCTTGGGCAGGTTCTGCCGGTGAAGGAATTATTGTGCCACCTAGTGGAGATGTGATTGATTCAGCTCATCAAAATGGTGTGCCAGTTCTAGGAACAGTCTTTTTTCCGCCAACTGCATATGGTGGAAAATCAGAGTGGGTGCAACAATTTGTTGTGAAAGATGCCGATGGAAACTTTCCAGTAGCAGATAAATTACTATTACTTGCTGATTATTATGGATTTGATGGTTGGTTTATTAATCAAGAAACACAAACAGATGCTACAACAGCTAAAGCCTTGCAAGAGCTTTTAGTCTATTTACAGCAACATAAGAAACCGGAACAAGATATAATGTGGTATGATTCGATGCTTGAAAGTGGAAATATTTCGTGGCAAGGTGCTTTAAATGATCGAAATAAAACTTTTTTTCAAAAAGATGCACAACAAGTAGCAGATACTATGTTTTTAGACTTTAACTGGAAAAATAACCCAAGTAAATTAGATAGTTCGGCTAAAATGGCAACGGATCTAAATCGCTCACCGTATGATTTATTTGCTGGAATCGATGTACAAGCTCAAGGATTCAATACGTCTACTAAACCTAGTAGCCTTCTCCGCAATGGTCAACCGATAGTTTCATTAGGGTTGTATTGTCCTGACTGGACACTGCGGGATGGAGCTAATTATGATGTGAATAAATATTGGGAAAATGAAGAAAAATTCTGGGTGAACTCAGCAGGAGATCCTCGTGATACTAGTATGGAGGCTAGTAAATGGCAAGGGATTTCTCGTTATTTTGTAGAAAAATCAGCTGTTACAAGTTTGCCTTTTGTAACGAATTTTAATGTTGGGAATGGCGATAATTTTTATCAAAATGGGCAGCTAGTAAAAGAGGGAGCCTATAATAATCGTAGCATTCAAGATATTATGCCAACGTATCGTTGGATTCTTGAGAATCAAGGAAATCAGCTAAGAGCAAGTATTGATTATAGTACGGCTTTTAATGGTGGTTCATCTATTGCGTTATCTGGTTCGACAGTCGAAAATGGCGAAACAACTGCCAAATTATATAAGAGCCAATTAGCCTTAACAGGTAAAGAAAAAGCAACTTTGGTTTATCAAGGAAAAGCGACACTTGAATTAGTCTTAGGTTTTACAGACGAGCCAACTAAATTAATCCCGTTATCTGGTGAAACACAGGACGGCGATTGGCAGAAGCTTCAAGTTGACTTAAGCCCATATAAAGGAAAAACAATTGATACGATTTCTGTTAAAGTAATCAGTCAAGAAACAAAAAAAGAGACAAAGATTCAATTAGGACAGATTGAAATTGCGGATATGAATGAGATGACGGTTAGTCCGATTCAAAATTTAGAAATTGTTGGGCAGTCTATTGAAGAGGATTTATTTGCTAATTTACGCTTCAAGTGGACGTCAGCTGCTGAAAATACAAAGAGCTATAATCTTTATCAAGTTGCAGAAAATGGTGAGAAACAGTTAGTTGGAGTGAGTACTAATCAAGCGTATTTTGCGGCTAAGCAAAAACGTCCTAGTACAAATAGTCTTCATTATCAAGTAGTTCCAGTAGATTCATTAGGAAAGGAACATCTGACAGCAGCAGCGAATATTAATTTTACTTTTAATGCCTTGAAAGCACCAACAGCTGATTTTTCAGCGAATAAATCTTTTGTTAAAGTTGGTGAATCTATTGAATTAATGAGTCAATCAGCGCAATCTGCTGAAAAATTGACTTGGTTAATTGAAGGCGGAACACCAGAAAACGGTGAAGGTAAAAAAATTCAGGTTCAATTTGCTAAGGCGGGAACGTATACGATTCGTTTAACTGCTAGTAATTCCGCAGGTGACACTGAAAAAGTCAAAGAAAATTATATTACAGTTTACGATGATCAATTTAAGGAACCTTTAGTTAATTTAGCTTTAGGTGCTGTAGCGACTGAAGCATCTGGTTACACGAATAAAAATGAATCCCCTAAGCAAGCTTTGGATGGTGATCTACTAACTAAATGGTGTGATAATGCCCATGATCAACCATGGATGAGTGTTGATTTAGGTAAGCCTGTTTCGATTGTTGGTTTTAAGCTTTATCATGCCGAAGCGGGTGGTGAGAATGCTGAATGGAATACGAGAGATTATGAAATTCTAGTTAGCCAAGATAATCAGAATTGGTCAGAAGTCGTTCATCAAGATAAAAATACGAAAGGCATAACGGAAGACTCAATTCCTTTAACAGAAGCACGTTATATTAAGTTGAAATTAAATAAAGCTGAGCAAACTGGTAAAGTAGCTCGCATTTATGATTTTGAAATTTGGGGTTATCAAAAAACTGGAATTGAAGTTGTGCCAAATCAAGAGGCACTTAGCCAACTCCGGAGTCAATACTATCAAACAAATGTGAATGAAGCTGAGTATACAGTAGCTAGTTTTACCGAATTAAAAGCGGCGCGAATAGAGGCTAAGCGTATTTTAGAGGTGAGTCAATCTGTTCCATTAGGAGAAATTGAAGCAGCCATTCAACGACTAACTACAGCTTTTCAATCGTTAGTATCGGTACAAGATGAAGCCTATAAGAAATTAGCTGAGTTGATACAAGTCGCTGAAAAGATTGATGGAACGTTATATACAATCGAAAGTTATCAAAATTTACAAGAGAAATTAATCCAAGCCAAAGAATTGGTTCAACAGCCTAATTTGACGATTGCTGTGTTAGAGGCGCAATACAATCAGCTACAAAAGCAGTTAACTGATTTAACTTTAGTTGAAAGTAGCCCGGTAGAAGTTGCTAAAATAAAACTCAGAGAAGCGATTAAACAATTCAAAGAAGTCAATTCTGCCTTATATACACTAGAAAGTTATCAAAAACTCTCTGAACAAATAAGCTTTGCAGAAGAAATGTTAAAAGATTCTACAGCAACGTTACAAACTATTCAAATAACTACCGGAAAATTACAGCAGCTATTTGATGAGTTAGTAACACTTGAATCAGCTGATTTGACGCAAGCACTAACTAAATTACAACAACTTGTCAATAACGCTAAAGAGTTAACAGAAAGTCATTATACAATTGAAAGCTATGCAAAGATGACGACTCAATTAGAATTAGCCCAGGGAATCTTAACTATGGAAGAACCTCTATTATCGGAAGTTGAAGGAAGAGGGACAGCGTTACAAAAAGCTATTGATGAGTTAATTTCTACCGATTCAATGCTTGTTCAACAAATGAAGGACCAGTTAAATGAGATCTTAGAGCAAGCTAAAAAAGTCAATTCTTCCTTGTATACAATGGCAAGCTATCAGGGACTTCAATTGGCTATAGCAGATGGAGAAAAACTAGTTAGTGATCCTTTATCGACAATTCAAGGTTTAGAATTTGCAAAAATCAATATCCAACAAAGAATGGATCAATTGGTAACACTTGAAACTGCTGAAATTCAAGCGCTTCATAAAAAAATCAGCGCATATGTGGTTCTTGTGAAAGAGTTAAAAGAAACAGAGTATACTTCTGAAACATTTAAGCTTTTAACCAATCAGATTAAAGCAACTGAAGTCATTCTATTGAATCCAGCAAGTTCATTAAGTCAACTACAAGCGACTGAAAAAGAGTTAGAAACTGCAGTGGCACAATTAATCATGAAAAAAGAGGATCAACAACAAGAAAAAATAAATCAAGCTAGAATAAAATTAAGCGAATTAATTACAACAGCAAAAAGTTATCAAGAAAATCACTATACAAGTGAGAGCTACCAAATTTTACAACAATCCGTTACAACAGCTGAAAGTCTTTTGGCAATGAGAAAAATAGCTACTTTGGGAGAACTTGAGGAAGCAATGGCAACTGTAACAGTAGCCATAAATAATCTGGTTCCTATAGAGGAAGGCAATCGTCAAAAAGTGAAACTAGAAATTGCTGAATTATTACGTAAAGCTAAGCTAGCTATTAATCAAGAGCAAGAATTTACAAAAGAATCAATCCAGTCTCTGAAAGGAGCAATTGCTAAAACAGAAGAAATTATAGCGAACCCAGATGTTACGTATTCTGAGTTGGTGGCAACAAAAAATGATTTAGAACAAGCTTATACGGGGCTAACTCCAATGGTAGTTGAGAAAGAGGGAGATACCGAAAAAGAAGGAGTGAAACCAACAAATCCAGTAATTAGTATTCCAACAACAACAACGCCACCTGTCCAACAATTCAATGCGCCTACCAATCCATCTTCAACCGAAAGCCAGTTTCCTAAAACTGGTGAGAAAACAAGCAACAGTATAGGAGCATCAGTGGGCTGGATTTTAATTTTGATTATCAGTGGAACCACTTTTTACAAGATTAAAAAACAAGAACCAATGAACTAA
- the cbpB gene encoding cyclic-di-AMP-binding protein CbpB, with translation MIGKEIGEMLLENKEGFLIPAETVAHVQVNNHLDHALLVLTKIRYSVIPVLDNEYRIKGLISMPMVIDAIMGLEEINFDKLSDICVHEVMQTDFPIVHNPYDLEEVLHLLVNHAFLCVASEDGSFTGIVTRRELLKATNRIAHEFENEFDVLKKVKK, from the coding sequence ATGATAGGTAAAGAAATTGGCGAAATGCTACTTGAAAATAAAGAAGGATTTTTAATTCCAGCTGAAACGGTAGCCCATGTTCAAGTAAATAACCACTTGGATCACGCGTTATTGGTGCTAACGAAAATTCGCTATTCCGTAATTCCAGTATTAGATAACGAGTATCGTATTAAAGGATTAATTTCAATGCCGATGGTGATTGATGCGATTATGGGTCTTGAAGAAATTAATTTTGATAAATTAAGTGACATCTGTGTGCATGAAGTTATGCAAACTGATTTTCCGATTGTGCATAATCCCTATGATTTAGAAGAGGTTTTGCATTTATTAGTGAATCACGCTTTTCTTTGTGTAGCTAGTGAAGATGGAAGTTTTACAGGAATCGTTACTAGGCGTGAACTATTAAAAGCAACCAATCGAATTGCTCATGAATTTGAAAATGAATTCGATGTCTTAAAAAAAGTTAAAAAGTAA
- the dapD gene encoding 2,3,4,5-tetrahydropyridine-2,6-dicarboxylate N-acetyltransferase, which produces MDANEIIKFIADSKKKTPVKVYLKGSLKELTFPETIQNFTNCKSGVLFGDWQDVEPFLKENSTLILDYVVENDRRNSAVPLVDTKPLNARIEPGAIIRDQVEIGNQAVIMMGALINIGAIVGENTMIDMGAVLGGRATVGKNCHIGAGAVLAGVVEPASAQPVVIEDDVLIGANAVVLEGIRVGKGAVVAAGSIVVSDVAPYTVVAGVPAKKIKDIDEKTKSKTGLIDELRKL; this is translated from the coding sequence ATGGATGCAAACGAAATTATTAAATTTATTGCAGATAGTAAGAAGAAAACACCTGTAAAGGTTTACCTTAAAGGAAGTCTAAAAGAACTAACTTTCCCTGAAACAATCCAAAATTTTACGAATTGTAAATCAGGTGTATTATTTGGTGACTGGCAAGATGTAGAGCCATTTTTGAAAGAAAATAGTACTCTTATTTTAGATTACGTTGTTGAAAATGATCGTCGTAATTCAGCAGTTCCATTAGTCGATACAAAACCATTAAATGCTCGTATTGAACCTGGTGCGATTATTCGAGATCAAGTTGAAATTGGCAATCAAGCAGTTATTATGATGGGGGCATTAATTAATATTGGTGCGATTGTTGGCGAAAATACGATGATTGATATGGGTGCAGTTCTAGGTGGACGTGCTACAGTTGGAAAAAATTGTCATATCGGTGCGGGTGCTGTTTTAGCTGGTGTTGTTGAGCCTGCTAGTGCACAACCAGTTGTGATTGAAGATGATGTTTTAATTGGAGCAAATGCGGTTGTTTTAGAAGGCATTCGCGTTGGCAAAGGAGCAGTTGTTGCGGCGGGTTCAATCGTTGTTAGCGATGTAGCACCTTATACGGTTGTTGCTGGTGTTCCAGCTAAAAAAATTAAAGATATTGATGAAAAAACAAAAAGTAAAACAGGCTTAATTGATGAGCTACGTAAACTTTAA
- a CDS encoding N-acetyldiaminopimelate deacetylase translates to MTELNPFVAIRRELHLIPEIGLEEYKTHDYLLNKINALPQEHLEIKTWKTAIVVRVKGSEGEKTIGWRTDIDGLPVSEETDLPFKSTHEGRMHACGHDMHMSIALGLLTHFSQHPGKNDLVILFQPAEENECGGKLVYDHGLLDEWMPQEFYALHVQPELPVGTIGTRAGTLFAGTCRIKADFTGKSGHAAYPHESNDMIVAASQFVSQLQTIVSRSVNPVEGAVITIGTFNAGTTENIISGNASLTGTIRTLTPEMSEHMIERVQQVAAGIEASYQCKIELSLVQGGYLPVVNAEKETTEFIEFMNHHSAVDLVISPTAMIGEDFGYLLNKVPGTMFWLGVDSPYGLHHPKMSPKEEAIPFAIQQVGAFLEMKLAK, encoded by the coding sequence ATGACAGAATTAAATCCATTTGTAGCAATTCGTAGAGAGCTGCATTTAATTCCCGAGATTGGTTTAGAAGAGTATAAAACACATGATTATTTACTAAATAAAATTAATGCATTACCACAAGAACATCTAGAAATCAAAACTTGGAAGACAGCTATTGTTGTTCGAGTTAAAGGTTCAGAGGGAGAGAAAACAATTGGTTGGCGGACAGATATTGATGGCTTACCAGTTAGTGAGGAAACGGATTTACCTTTCAAATCAACTCATGAAGGACGAATGCATGCTTGTGGTCATGATATGCATATGTCAATTGCATTAGGATTGTTAACGCATTTTAGTCAGCATCCAGGGAAAAATGATTTAGTGATTCTCTTTCAACCTGCAGAAGAGAATGAATGTGGGGGCAAATTAGTTTACGATCATGGACTACTAGATGAATGGATGCCACAAGAATTTTATGCCTTACATGTTCAGCCGGAATTACCTGTAGGAACGATAGGAACACGAGCGGGGACCTTATTTGCAGGTACATGTCGAATTAAGGCAGATTTCACTGGGAAAAGTGGTCATGCAGCTTATCCTCATGAATCCAATGATATGATTGTTGCGGCAAGCCAATTTGTGAGCCAATTGCAAACAATTGTGAGTCGGAGTGTGAATCCTGTTGAAGGCGCAGTGATTACAATTGGGACCTTTAATGCAGGAACTACAGAAAATATTATTAGCGGAAATGCCAGTCTAACAGGTACTATCCGAACGTTGACGCCTGAAATGAGCGAACATATGATTGAGCGTGTTCAGCAAGTTGCTGCTGGAATTGAAGCATCGTATCAATGTAAAATTGAGTTAAGCTTAGTTCAAGGCGGATATTTACCAGTCGTTAATGCAGAAAAAGAAACCACAGAATTTATTGAATTTATGAATCATCATTCAGCAGTAGATTTGGTTATTTCACCAACAGCCATGATAGGGGAAGACTTCGGTTATTTACTAAATAAAGTACCAGGAACGATGTTTTGGTTAGGCGTAGATAGTCCGTACGGCTTACATCATCCTAAAATGAGTCCCAAAGAAGAGGCTATTCCGTTTGCTATTCAGCAAGTCGGGGCGTTTCTAGAAATGAAACTAGCTAAATAA
- a CDS encoding mechanosensitive ion channel family protein, translating to MDSSSTMDSSVTTDVVDKVAKSTNYFLNYWNSINWSDVIATLISKGIQLFFLTVILLIITKIGKLSIEKSFDNYKKKKQVSQNRLDTLYTLSLNIFHYIMIFFYAYGVLSILGVPVATLLAGAGVVGIAIGLGAQGFVSDIVTGFFIILEKQLDVGDYVKLDPIEGTVIAVGIRTTQVKSLNGTLNFIPNRNITIVSNLSRGNMRALIDIRLLPNADINQVTAIIQQVNDTLVPEYPEIVQGPTMMGLTDLGNGMLAFRVVIFTLNGDQFRVQNEFLRHYVAALTDAGIEIPASPLSLMK from the coding sequence ATGGATAGTAGTAGCACAATGGATAGTTCAGTAACTACAGATGTTGTTGATAAAGTTGCCAAAAGTACGAATTATTTTTTAAATTATTGGAATAGTATTAATTGGAGTGATGTAATTGCTACACTAATCAGTAAAGGGATTCAACTGTTTTTTTTAACCGTTATCCTATTAATTATCACAAAGATTGGGAAACTATCAATTGAAAAAAGTTTTGATAACTATAAAAAGAAAAAACAAGTTTCACAAAACCGATTAGATACTTTATATACACTTTCTCTTAATATTTTTCACTACATCATGATTTTTTTCTATGCATATGGGGTATTATCGATTCTCGGTGTTCCTGTGGCAACTTTACTTGCTGGTGCTGGAGTTGTGGGGATTGCTATTGGTTTAGGCGCTCAAGGATTTGTAAGTGATATTGTCACTGGATTCTTTATTATTTTAGAAAAACAACTAGATGTCGGTGATTATGTAAAATTAGATCCTATTGAAGGAACTGTAATTGCCGTTGGAATCCGAACGACCCAAGTTAAAAGTTTAAATGGGACGTTGAACTTTATTCCTAATCGCAATATTACCATTGTCAGCAATTTATCCAGAGGGAATATGCGTGCGTTAATTGATATTCGTTTATTGCCAAATGCTGATATTAATCAAGTAACAGCCATCATTCAACAAGTAAATGATACGTTGGTTCCTGAATATCCAGAAATCGTTCAAGGTCCAACTATGATGGGATTAACGGATTTAGGCAATGGGATGCTGGCTTTTCGAGTTGTAATCTTTACGTTAAATGGCGATCAATTCCGTGTTCAAAATGAGTTTTTAAGGCATTACGTCGCGGCCTTAACTGATGCAGGAATTGAGATTCCAGCCTCTCCTTTAAGTCTAATGAAATAA